In Bombus huntii isolate Logan2020A chromosome 3, iyBomHunt1.1, whole genome shotgun sequence, a single genomic region encodes these proteins:
- the LOC126864204 gene encoding importin-11 isoform X2, which produces MDVAVIEVLQQAGSQDPTILKPAEQTLKQWETERGFYTALYNVFSNHSLSINIRWMAILCFKNGVDKYWRKNAPNGIADDEKEFLRLRLIVNFEEPVNQLAIQLAALIAKIARYDWPREWRSLIPTLLDVIRGQNPLAQHRALLILHHVVKCLASKRLVPDRRLFQELTSSVFSFILNVWNTYTESFLIMASNGADTNQIQEALEKALLLLRILRTLIVNGFNKPSESHDAMSFLEIVFERARTCLECRKTLISRGIQMEVCDKFIIHLTKVLIGVLEMHPFCYVELIPTSLEFSVFYCFTEAGQALAFERFVIQCLNLMKGILLSTYYKPAKVLKDTKNPLTLRANQLRQEFFTPETLAEICSRLVTHYFLLTPAELELWDTDPESFVVDDGGESWKYSLRPCTECLFVVIFHHFGEVLVPVLVELMQRHHQPVDPNNLHAILVKDAVYNAVGLAAFDLYDEVNFDQWFSTTLKEELKIRSNNYRIIRRRVCWLIGRWTTVKLSTELRPELYKLMVEVLSPEEDLGVRLAASDALKLAIDDFQFNPEEFSPYLEPAFSLLFSLLKEVKECDTKMYVLYVLSFMIERAGSEINPLVGALSSYLPALWQECEEHNMLRCAIISTLVHLEKALGSESVLIEPLVVGVIALSCDVNQNCHVYLLEDGLQLWLALLQNAAAPTLAIMELAKNLPAVLEKSFEHLKLCLYIVQAYVILSPQEFLSQRGAIIIETLRSLLGDLNSEGVVMIMTVFELCLCASPRQGAELIKPVLITIFENMYKEEEVTMTMTMYLSIVARVLWFYKDIFIQVISELTRKMGGNEVREEVVLGEIIRIWVNRMPYIPLLERRKLLALALCSLLGPDSPPCVLHYFPLIISNIVGTLNDITKLDDIRCENIGYAIDGQSSPSQHDDEEYGNKHEQRKRRLDFSDPLPSISLKDTLQNQLLTLRRLIGDNQFNQLMLTLHPEIDKELKLYVSL; this is translated from the exons GTAAACTTTGAAGAACCTGTAAATCAGTTAGCTATCCAATTGGCAGCTCTCATTGCTAAAATTGCAAG ATATGATTGGCCTAGAGAATGGCGCTCATTAATTCCAACCTTATTGGATGTTATAAGAGGACAAAATCCTTTGGCCCAGCATCGGGCACTGTTAATATTACATCATGTTGTTAAGTGTTTAGCCTCTAAACGTTTAGTTCCTGACAGACGACTCTTCCAAGAATTAACCAGTAGTGTGTTCAGTTTTATTCTGAATGTGTGGAATACTTACACAGAATCTTTTCTTATAATGGCATCAAATGGAGCAGACACAAATCAGATACAGGAAGCTTTGGAAAAAGCATTGCTTCTATTGAGAATTCTTAGAACACTTATTGTAAATGGGTTTAATAAGCCTTCAGAATCTCATGATGCTATGTCATTCTTAGAAATTGTTTTTGAACGTGCAAGAACTTGTCTTGAATGTC gAAAAACATTAATTTCAAGAGGTATACAGATGGAAGTATgcgataaatttataattcatttaaCTAAAGTATTAATAGGAGTATTAGAAATGCATCCATTTTGTTATGTAGAACTAATACCAACATCATTagaattttctgttttttattgttttactGAAGCTGGTCAAGCCCTAGCTTTTGAAAGATTTGTTATACAGTgtttaaatttaatgaaagGCATTTTATTATCTACATACTATAAACCAGCTAAAGTTCTTAAAG ATACGAAAAATCCGTTAACGTTGAGAGCAAATCAATTGAGACAAGAATTTTTTACACCTGAAACATTAGCAGAAATTTGTTCAAGGCTCGTAACacattattttcttctaaCACCTGCTGAATTGGAATTATGGGATACAGATCCAGAAAGTTTtg TTGTCGATGATGGCGGTGAATCATGGAAATATAGTTTAAGG ccTTGTACGGAGTGTCTGTTTGTAGTAATTTTCCATCATTTTGGAGAAGTTCTTGTACCAGTTTTAGTTGAATTAATGCAAAGACATCATCAACCAGTTGACCCGAATAATTTGCATGCTATTCTAGTAAAAGATGCAGTATATAATGCAGTTGGTTTGGCTGCATTTGATTTATATGATGAG GTAAATTTTGATCAATGGTTTTCAACTACCTTAAAAGAAGAGTTGAAAATTCGAAGTAACAATTATAGAATTATTAGAAGACGAGTATGTTGGCTTATTGGGCGCTGGACAA CTGTTAAGTTAAGTACAGAGTTAAGACCAGAATTATACAAACTTATGGTTGAAGTTTTGAGTCCTGAAGAAGATCTGGGTGTTCGTTTAGCAGCAAGCGATGCTTTAAAACTTGCAATAGatgattttcaatttaatcCGGAAGAATTCTCGCCATATTTAGAACCAGCATTCTCTTTGTTATTTTCGCTCCTaaaagaagtaaaagaatgtgataccaag atgtatgtattatacgtattatcATTTATGATTGAACGTGCTGGTAGTGAAATAAACCCACTTGTTGGAGCCCTCAGTTCATATTTGCCAGCACTTTGGCAAGAATGTGAAGAACATAATATGTTAAGATGTGCTATAATTTCAACACTTGTACATCTGGAAAAG gcTTTAGGTTCTGAAAGCGTCCTTATAGAACCACTAGTAGTAGGTGTTATTGCATTAAGTTGTGACGTCAATCAAAATTGTCACGTTTATTTGTTAGAAGATGGCTTGCAATTATGGTTAGCTTTACTGCAAAATGCAGCTGCGCCAACATTAGCTATAATGGAACTGGCTAAAAATTTGCCTGCTGTATTAG aaaaatcatttgaacatttaaaattatgtttgtATATAGTTCAAGCATATGTAATATTAAGTCCCCAAGAATTTTTAAGTCAAAGAGGAGCGATTATAATCGAAACACTTAGGTCACTTTTAGGAGATTTGAACTCGGAAGGAGTTGTAATGATAATGACAGTGTTTGAACTATGTTTATGTGCTTCACCTCGGCAAGGTGCAGAACTTATTAAACCTGTTTTAATAACTATATTTGA AAATATGTATAAGGAAGAAGAAGTTACAATGACGATGACTATGTATTTATCTATCGTGGCAAGAGTTTTATGGTTTtacaaagatatttttatacag GTAATAAGCGAATTAACCAGAAAAATGGGTGGAAACGAAGTTAGAGAAGAAGTTGTATTGGGAGAAATAATACGTATATGGGTTAATCGAATGCCATATATTCCTCTACTAGAAAGACGTAAATTATTAGCTCTTGCACTTTGTTCACTTCTTGGACCTGACAGTCCTCCCTGCGTTCTTCATTATTTTCCACTAATAATATCTAATATCGTCGGAACTCTCAATGACATCACCAAACTTGACGACATAAGATGCGAAAATATTGGATATGCCATTGA TGGGCAGTCTAGTCCATCTCAGCATGATGATGAAGAATATGGAAATAAACACGAACAGCGAAAAAGGAGACTTGATTTTAGCGATCCTTTGCCTAGTATATCTTTGAAAGATACATTACAAAATCAG TTACTTACTTTACGCAGATTAATTGGAGATAACCAGTTCAATCAATTGATGTTAACCCTTCATCCAGAAATTGATAAAGAACTTAAACTTTACGTATCTTTATGA
- the LOC126864204 gene encoding importin-11 isoform X1 — translation MDVAVIEVLQQAGSQDPTILKPAEQTLKQWETERGFYTALYNVFSNHSLSINIRWMAILCFKNGVDKYWRKNAPNGIADDEKEFLRLRLIVNFEEPVNQLAIQLAALIAKIARYDWPREWRSLIPTLLDVIRGQNPLAQHRALLILHHVVKCLASKRLVPDRRLFQELTSSVFSFILNVWNTYTESFLIMASNGADTNQIQEALEKALLLLRILRTLIVNGFNKPSESHDAMSFLEIVFERARTCLECRKTLISRGIQMEVCDKFIIHLTKVLIGVLEMHPFCYVELIPTSLEFSVFYCFTEAGQALAFERFVIQCLNLMKGILLSTYYKPAKVLKDTKNPLTLRANQLRQEFFTPETLAEICSRLVTHYFLLTPAELELWDTDPESFVVDDGGESWKYSLRPCTECLFVVIFHHFGEVLVPVLVELMQRHHQPVDPNNLHAILVKDAVYNAVGLAAFDLYDEVNFDQWFSTTLKEELKIRSNNYRIIRRRVCWLIGRWTTVKLSTELRPELYKLMVEVLSPEEDLGVRLAASDALKLAIDDFQFNPEEFSPYLEPAFSLLFSLLKEVKECDTKMYVLYVLSFMIERAGSEINPLVGALSSYLPALWQECEEHNMLRCAIISTLVHLEKALGSESVLIEPLVVGVIALSCDVNQNCHVYLLEDGLQLWLALLQNAAAPTLAIMELAKNLPAVLEKSFEHLKLCLYIVQAYVILSPQEFLSQRGAIIIETLRSLLGDLNSEGVVMIMTVFELCLCASPRQGAELIKPVLITIFENMYKEEEVTMTMTMYLSIVARVLWFYKDIFIQVISELTRKMGGNEVREEVVLGEIIRIWVNRMPYIPLLERRKLLALALCSLLGPDSPPCVLHYFPLIISNIVGTLNDITKLDDIRCENIGYAIESLSISGQSSPSQHDDEEYGNKHEQRKRRLDFSDPLPSISLKDTLQNQLLTLRRLIGDNQFNQLMLTLHPEIDKELKLYVSL, via the exons GTAAACTTTGAAGAACCTGTAAATCAGTTAGCTATCCAATTGGCAGCTCTCATTGCTAAAATTGCAAG ATATGATTGGCCTAGAGAATGGCGCTCATTAATTCCAACCTTATTGGATGTTATAAGAGGACAAAATCCTTTGGCCCAGCATCGGGCACTGTTAATATTACATCATGTTGTTAAGTGTTTAGCCTCTAAACGTTTAGTTCCTGACAGACGACTCTTCCAAGAATTAACCAGTAGTGTGTTCAGTTTTATTCTGAATGTGTGGAATACTTACACAGAATCTTTTCTTATAATGGCATCAAATGGAGCAGACACAAATCAGATACAGGAAGCTTTGGAAAAAGCATTGCTTCTATTGAGAATTCTTAGAACACTTATTGTAAATGGGTTTAATAAGCCTTCAGAATCTCATGATGCTATGTCATTCTTAGAAATTGTTTTTGAACGTGCAAGAACTTGTCTTGAATGTC gAAAAACATTAATTTCAAGAGGTATACAGATGGAAGTATgcgataaatttataattcatttaaCTAAAGTATTAATAGGAGTATTAGAAATGCATCCATTTTGTTATGTAGAACTAATACCAACATCATTagaattttctgttttttattgttttactGAAGCTGGTCAAGCCCTAGCTTTTGAAAGATTTGTTATACAGTgtttaaatttaatgaaagGCATTTTATTATCTACATACTATAAACCAGCTAAAGTTCTTAAAG ATACGAAAAATCCGTTAACGTTGAGAGCAAATCAATTGAGACAAGAATTTTTTACACCTGAAACATTAGCAGAAATTTGTTCAAGGCTCGTAACacattattttcttctaaCACCTGCTGAATTGGAATTATGGGATACAGATCCAGAAAGTTTtg TTGTCGATGATGGCGGTGAATCATGGAAATATAGTTTAAGG ccTTGTACGGAGTGTCTGTTTGTAGTAATTTTCCATCATTTTGGAGAAGTTCTTGTACCAGTTTTAGTTGAATTAATGCAAAGACATCATCAACCAGTTGACCCGAATAATTTGCATGCTATTCTAGTAAAAGATGCAGTATATAATGCAGTTGGTTTGGCTGCATTTGATTTATATGATGAG GTAAATTTTGATCAATGGTTTTCAACTACCTTAAAAGAAGAGTTGAAAATTCGAAGTAACAATTATAGAATTATTAGAAGACGAGTATGTTGGCTTATTGGGCGCTGGACAA CTGTTAAGTTAAGTACAGAGTTAAGACCAGAATTATACAAACTTATGGTTGAAGTTTTGAGTCCTGAAGAAGATCTGGGTGTTCGTTTAGCAGCAAGCGATGCTTTAAAACTTGCAATAGatgattttcaatttaatcCGGAAGAATTCTCGCCATATTTAGAACCAGCATTCTCTTTGTTATTTTCGCTCCTaaaagaagtaaaagaatgtgataccaag atgtatgtattatacgtattatcATTTATGATTGAACGTGCTGGTAGTGAAATAAACCCACTTGTTGGAGCCCTCAGTTCATATTTGCCAGCACTTTGGCAAGAATGTGAAGAACATAATATGTTAAGATGTGCTATAATTTCAACACTTGTACATCTGGAAAAG gcTTTAGGTTCTGAAAGCGTCCTTATAGAACCACTAGTAGTAGGTGTTATTGCATTAAGTTGTGACGTCAATCAAAATTGTCACGTTTATTTGTTAGAAGATGGCTTGCAATTATGGTTAGCTTTACTGCAAAATGCAGCTGCGCCAACATTAGCTATAATGGAACTGGCTAAAAATTTGCCTGCTGTATTAG aaaaatcatttgaacatttaaaattatgtttgtATATAGTTCAAGCATATGTAATATTAAGTCCCCAAGAATTTTTAAGTCAAAGAGGAGCGATTATAATCGAAACACTTAGGTCACTTTTAGGAGATTTGAACTCGGAAGGAGTTGTAATGATAATGACAGTGTTTGAACTATGTTTATGTGCTTCACCTCGGCAAGGTGCAGAACTTATTAAACCTGTTTTAATAACTATATTTGA AAATATGTATAAGGAAGAAGAAGTTACAATGACGATGACTATGTATTTATCTATCGTGGCAAGAGTTTTATGGTTTtacaaagatatttttatacag GTAATAAGCGAATTAACCAGAAAAATGGGTGGAAACGAAGTTAGAGAAGAAGTTGTATTGGGAGAAATAATACGTATATGGGTTAATCGAATGCCATATATTCCTCTACTAGAAAGACGTAAATTATTAGCTCTTGCACTTTGTTCACTTCTTGGACCTGACAGTCCTCCCTGCGTTCTTCATTATTTTCCACTAATAATATCTAATATCGTCGGAACTCTCAATGACATCACCAAACTTGACGACATAAGATGCGAAAATATTGGATATGCCATTGA aTCTTTGTCAATTAGTGGGCAGTCTAGTCCATCTCAGCATGATGATGAAGAATATGGAAATAAACACGAACAGCGAAAAAGGAGACTTGATTTTAGCGATCCTTTGCCTAGTATATCTTTGAAAGATACATTACAAAATCAG TTACTTACTTTACGCAGATTAATTGGAGATAACCAGTTCAATCAATTGATGTTAACCCTTCATCCAGAAATTGATAAAGAACTTAAACTTTACGTATCTTTATGA